Proteins encoded by one window of Aphis gossypii isolate Hap1 chromosome X, ASM2018417v2, whole genome shotgun sequence:
- the LOC114129741 gene encoding uncharacterized protein LOC114129741 produces MEMFNIEEIDIDDQSVVTIHFDDDANVEMNKSYLIENSAYFQAMFSGRYIESQIGHRIHIKDISHVGFMKVISSLENNQVIFNGLEDLLLILEVSQLLQFSYIIFQSIKVIKEKYLFTINAVNIFPVASKLGLKNLFDKAHAYISYNFTTILRKNKVGFLKLNEQDLQLLLKNINLNVENEKEVFDLIMDWCSTNKNYNFEYELAVNCVYFNRMTQEHLKHCISKTENIDLQNVIKPFIYFPKNNQDIVSLINPIRCIPYVLCAVKNEDDGHAFMYRWDWGIRQFVKFLRLDPLPLDTIGYQVVIKDLDVYVLSGEIAYGRGMWNVDTWKYNLLTEQWKRLPDCKPLPRRHGVGYFCGDNLILLGGVTKHRLINQVIEHYAYVKESDSLVLVTQKPFPCYAHQRESFVTLEYKGNLALITKNNNPQWFYLTLDPYDKNVQNWSGHRINLFEVVICGSTYNDTVYILAYDKDRIISLHSYCPMNKFCQKLKSFTIKYDESTTMCSINVDKVMVFKNDTLEYYSLNNDFFIEYKIQLNSFHSDYLLSVPMYLKTTY; encoded by the exons ATGGAAATGTTCAATATAGAAGAAATAGACATTGATGACCAGTCTGTAGTAACAATTCATTTCGATGATGATGCTAATGTCGAAATGaacaaatcatatttaatcgAAAATAGTGCATATTTTCAAGCTATGTTCAGTGGACGTTATATAGAATCTCAAATAGGACATAGAATACATATAAAG GATATAAGTCATGTTGGTTTTATGAAGGTCATTAGCAGTTTAGAAAATaatcaagttatttttaatggtttagAAGATTTACTTCTTATACTGGAAGTATCACAACTTCTTCagttttcttatataatttttcagtcTATTAAAgttatcaaagaaaaatatttatttacaattaatgcagtaaatatatttccaGTAGCTTCTAAGCTTGGATTGAAGAATTTATTCGATAAAGCACATGCTTATATTTCGTACAACTTTACAACAATATTGAGAAAGAATAAAGTTGGTTTCTTGAAACTAAATGAACAagatttacaattattgttgaaaaacattaatttaaatgttgaaaatgaaaaagaagTGTTTGATTTGATTATGGATTGGTGTTCAACGAACAAGAATTACAATTTTGAGTATGAATTAGCCGTTAATTGTGTGTATTTTAATCGTATGACTCAAGAACATTTGAAAcattgtatttcaaaaactgaaaatatagatttacaaAATGTCATCAAgccgtttatatattttcctaaaaataatcaagacATAGTAAGTTTAATTAATCCGATTAGATGTATTCCTTATGTTTTGTGTGCTGTCAAAAATGAAGATGACGGCCATGCTTTTATGTACCGCTGGGATTGGGGTATTAGGCAGTTTGTAAAGTTTCTAAGATTAGATCCATTGCCTCTTGATACAATTGGATATCAAGTAGTTATCAAag atttggaTGTTTATGTGTTGTCTGGTGAAATTGCATATGGAAGAGGAATGTGGAATGTGGATACGTGGAAGTATAATTTACTGACAGAACAGTGGAAAAGATTACCAGA ttgtaAACCACTTCCTAGACGCCACGGAGTTGGATATTTTTGTGGcgataatttgattttacttgGAGGTGTTACCAAACACAGATTGATAAATCAAGTTATCGAACATTATGCCTATGTAAAag AGAGTGATTCACTTGTTTTAGTTACCCAGAAACCATTCCCATGTTATGCTCATCAAAGAGAATCGTTTGTTACTTTGGAGTATAAGGGTAACTTGGCATTGataactaaaaacaataatccaCAATGGTTTTACCTAACTCTTGATCCATATGACAAAAACGTTCAAAATTGGAGTGGTcatagaattaatttatttgaagtgGTTATTTGTGGAAGCACTTATAATGACACTGTTTACATTCTTG CTTATGACAAAGATCGGATTATTAGTTTACACAGTTATTGTCCAATGAATAAGTTCTGCCAGAAGTTGAAatcttttactataaaatatgatgaaagTACTACTATGTGTtctattaatgttgataaagTTATggtgtttaaaaatgatactCTTGAATATTATTCGCTTAATAATGACttctttatagaatataaaattcaattgaatTCCTTCCACTCTGACTATTTATTAAGTGTTCCTATGTACTTAAAAAcgacatattaa